One bacterium DNA segment encodes these proteins:
- a CDS encoding NAD(P)H-dependent oxidoreductase: MHVYILFAHPSKKSFNKEVLEAFTRGLSDSGHTYEIGDLYEMDFISEMDVDQYEREVGLDPEAPIPKDIKIEQEKIDRADALAFIYPVWWSDCPAKLKGWFDRVLTYGYAYFYDKNEERYTKIDIKKTIVICSAGHTLEHLEETGIAESMKQIMLNDRLLGVGVKEARMEILGGMMPKDDMYRQENLKKAYNLGKNL; encoded by the coding sequence ATGCACGTTTATATTCTTTTTGCCCATCCAAGCAAGAAGTCCTTCAACAAAGAGGTTCTTGAGGCATTTACTCGAGGTCTTAGTGACAGTGGACACACTTATGAGATTGGCGATTTATATGAGATGGACTTTATCTCGGAAATGGATGTTGATCAGTACGAACGTGAAGTTGGACTTGACCCTGAAGCACCCATACCGAAAGATATCAAGATAGAGCAGGAAAAAATCGATAGGGCTGATGCTTTAGCTTTTATATATCCGGTCTGGTGGAGTGATTGCCCTGCAAAGCTAAAGGGCTGGTTCGATAGAGTGCTTACATATGGATATGCTTACTTTTATGATAAGAACGAGGAACGATACACAAAGATTGATATCAAGAAGACTATTGTTATTTGTTCGGCTGGGCATACATTGGAACACCTCGAGGAAACCGGAATTGCAGAGAGCATGAAACAAATCATGCTTAATGATAGGCTTCTTGGGGTAGGAGTGAAGGAAGCGAGGATGGAAATTCTTGGAGGGATGATGCCAAAAGATGATATGTATCGGCAAGAGAACCTTAAAAAAGCTTATAATCTTGGTAAGAACCTATGA
- a CDS encoding HAD-IA family hydrolase: MKRWIVFDAMGVIFEVGDDTNDLLVPFVQQRHKVSKERINELYIEASLGRITSERFWNEVGLGTYYPAIQTEYLDTCLTLDREFPIVVERLAARYFLGLLSNDVGEWSVYLMKKHSLEFFDVVVVSGFVGYRKPDLKIYEIFLQEAKATAGSCVFVDDRHKNLRTAKTLGFKTIHFERTPELNTFTPDARIRSFVELEEKTRRIC; encoded by the coding sequence ATGAAGAGATGGATAGTTTTTGATGCTATGGGGGTAATTTTTGAGGTTGGAGATGACACGAATGACCTGCTAGTTCCATTTGTTCAGCAGCGTCACAAAGTCTCAAAGGAACGTATCAACGAGTTATACATAGAGGCCAGTCTGGGGCGGATAACCTCCGAACGATTCTGGAACGAAGTTGGTCTGGGCACCTACTATCCGGCGATTCAAACTGAATACCTTGATACGTGCCTGACGCTTGATAGGGAGTTTCCCATTGTCGTGGAAAGGCTCGCCGCGCGATACTTCCTCGGTTTGCTCTCGAATGATGTGGGCGAGTGGTCTGTCTACTTGATGAAGAAGCACTCTCTTGAGTTCTTCGATGTCGTCGTGGTTAGTGGTTTCGTCGGCTACCGAAAGCCTGACCTGAAAATCTACGAGATCTTCTTGCAGGAAGCAAAAGCGACAGCCGGCTCATGTGTCTTTGTCGACGACAGACACAAGAATCTCCGAACAGCAAAAACGTTGGGATTCAAGACCATTCACTTTGAAAGAACACCGGAACTGAACACGTTCACTCCTGACGCTCGAATAAGGTCATTTGTGGAATTGGAGGAAAAGACCAGAAGAATCTGCTAA
- a CDS encoding type II toxin-antitoxin system RelE/ParE family toxin — MKVLYRELFLKDLKKLRKQPIYEQIVEFAFTTLPKIKTLREVSGVKAMRRHPKRYRIRISNYRMGIEVKGDTIEIMRVLHRGEFYRYFP, encoded by the coding sequence GTGAAAGTTCTGTATCGTGAATTATTTCTGAAAGACCTTAAAAAGTTAAGAAAACAACCCATTTATGAACAGATTGTTGAGTTTGCTTTTACAACTTTACCAAAGATTAAAACATTACGAGAGGTCTCTGGTGTTAAAGCAATGAGGAGACATCCAAAACGTTATCGTATTCGTATCAGTAATTATCGCATGGGAATAGAAGTCAAAGGTGATACTATTGAAATAATGCGGGTTTTACATAGAGGAGAATTTTATCGATATTTCCCTTAG
- a CDS encoding BrnT family toxin, producing MKIKGYIWRRDVVDKLKWKHHIEIEEVKEVFKKHPRIERIEKGKIKGENVYVAFGRTESGRYLATFFIYKKDNRILINTARDMTQKERNRYEKKQ from the coding sequence GTGAAGATTAAAGGCTACATCTGGCGTAGGGATGTAGTAGATAAGCTGAAATGGAAGCATCATATTGAGATAGAGGAGGTAAAAGAAGTTTTTAAGAAACATCCTCGTATAGAACGGATTGAGAAAGGCAAGATAAAGGGAGAAAATGTTTATGTGGCTTTTGGAAGGACAGAGAGCGGAAGATATCTTGCTACTTTCTTTATTTATAAAAAGGATAATCGGATTTTGATAAATACAGCTAGAGATATGACACAAAAAGAGAGAAATAGATATGAGAAAAAACAATAA
- a CDS encoding CopG family antitoxin, with product MRKNNKKEKLPEEFKSFEDLSNFWENHDVTDYAEYLTPVEYNIASCPTHEYVITLSDRLDKLMQKAYQNEGISIETLVNLWVQERLQGYSLKREVK from the coding sequence ATGAGAAAAAACAATAAAAAGGAAAAATTGCCAGAGGAGTTTAAATCCTTTGAGGATTTATCCAATTTTTGGGAAAATCATGATGTTACAGATTATGCAGAATATCTAACACCCGTTGAATACAATATTGCATCTTGTCCAACCCATGAATATGTAATTACCCTTTCTGATAGGCTGGATAAACTTATGCAAAAAGCTTATCAGAATGAAGGAATTTCAATAGAGACATTGGTCAATCTATGGGTACAAGAGAGACTACAAGGATATTCCTTAAAGAGAGAGGTTAAATGA